In one window of Aphidius gifuensis isolate YNYX2018 linkage group LG4, ASM1490517v1, whole genome shotgun sequence DNA:
- the LOC122855025 gene encoding dedicator of cytokinesis protein 1 isoform X2, translating to MWKKTNQDHAVAIYNYQQEGPHRLCLLMGDVVQILEESTDWYFGCTRYKGTKGIFPKSYVCLMSQSTNEALMQEITSVLREWGYYWKRLYVMNSSNFLSIQQQIFELVVYRSKILSGTLTIDELKDMKRLATARIDTGNQLLDLDMVVRDKHGNILNPEHTSIIQLYYQHEKATERIRKATTDTKPTKPPVPVYSYTFFVSVKNFVCKMMEDVELLLRLYDAKDGKAITENYIVPWSKEGLTRDIDQLHNLRVLFSDFGARDLMRDKVYLVCYVIRIGGMDMKDSDPRRSSIQNNPKLKTSVENMRRPFGVAAMDVSVYITGKLEADIEHHHFIPFLQCCEKENLDGTLRRILAQKENGTLRNLNTSPNSMMAGGGQGLWVSLKLFKGDIKQVREEYPHLVLGNVAISRKMGFPEVILPGDVRNDLYLRLSHGDFSKSSKSTDKNVEVTVKVCNEQGTMVLGVIIIGSGVSPIDQYRSIIYHHDDKPKWLETFKIAVPIEEFKQAHLKFTFKHRSSSEAKDKSEKPFAMSYVRLMQRNGTTLQNTNHELLVYKIDNKKYDEDDTTYFKLPSTRSDFIELNREKKITLGFLSLSSKDSFFISTNICSTKLTQNVDLLGLLNWSSTPMNLKQSLIAFMNVDGEEVVKFLQDVLDALFNILMSNSDCDDYDNMVFECILYIIGLVSDRKYQHFQPILDLYISESFSATLAYKKLIAVLRKRIDNAGKQTSDCQERDILLKTMKSLQYCMRFIVESRLLFTELDQNEEEFSLTLTDLLKSIVDMMKYETDSTLLVQGACLKYFPTTIPHLLRVYSGKQLSTILTELLMILPPGRLTKQKMMTVNDIVHSPLFLNADCRAILLPRIIVLVRDLLEANEEVELCVKILSDILELTFRKDVGSTVSDVKEIMLCALRTIIQTVISMDRENPLIGNLFSVMLSIFRQMTPHHYNIYINHFPTRIDLLDFLMEILMVFKDLVLKTVFPDDWSEMIMIQNSVILKSLRFFSGTIRDYFFTEFEQQSWSNFFHCAIAFLTQAPLQLETFTSSKRNRIISRYHDMRRETAFEIRSMWFNLGQYKIMFVPSLVGPILEMALIPEAELRKATIPIFFDMMQCEFYSSKIVDGYGDTKRDPGHIKGNFVEYENEMIAQLDILVEGGRGDEQFCELWVQVMAVLCENHSTMREQGVKFVDDVSKLMEHLLQYRDIINTECQEHRMMCTVNLLKFYSDINRKEMYIRYVNKLCELHLECDDYTEAAYTLKLHSELLDWSDQPLPPLLRSNRYSLCQTHRELKEALYNDIIEYFDKGKMWECALTVCKELVTQYEEKTYDYLQLSVILQRMAKYYDSIVKQFRPEPGYFRVAYYGRGHPLFLQNKIFVYRGKEYERLSDFCTRTLNQLPNAERMNKLSPPNDDIIKSNCQYVQINSVEPLMDEKKHRLSGKPVTAEAVLKYHKVNDVQKFRFSRPAPKKDTSLFASNSQLNFEKYHDNNDIEIDADCKVTDYSSSNGNSNNNNNNNNDNEFASLWLERTVLTTSNSLPGILRWFPVILNETYLVSPLRNAVETMQTANSKLRSLIITYKSDLSLPLNPLSMKLQGILDPAVMGGIDNYEKAFLNHIYKETHPQERSDLLKLQSLIAEQIPLLGVGVTLHKSRAPSQLALFHQRLEQCFYSMKTEVEKKYGKRTCDLQIDALTQSVTLRKDQHYKNDIYCISDISTSLNTLESSSIRSHILSSTSLQKALGSSGVGTNKKKDSKRRHSRKSEISGSRDCKEQSTSQWYTTPELSIQSLSSSMSSSLNITSTPVFELRQELTSSRPLRSEIERERKNRWSGQSQTYSLKNMNDYDMSDAKIRNRDSIATTDSNASEDDLPPPLPLKMRDSDCSHLPQEENLSYSNNHLNCSDELESQFLDCLNKPPTPPPKPSRSFHIINNKSVQINDENTLQNSTA from the exons ATGTGGAAAAAAACTAATCAAGATCACGCTGTTG cgatatataattatcaacaagaaGGACCACACAGATTATGTCTCTTGATGGGTGACGTTGTTCAAATTCTTGAAGAATCTACTGATTGGTATTTTGGATGTACTCGGTATAAGGGAACAAAAGGAATATTTCCAAAATCGTATGTATGTCTTATGTCACAATCAACGAACGAAGCCCTTATGCAAGAAATAACAAGTGTGTTGAGAGAATGGGGATACTATTGGAAGCGACTGTATGTT ATGAATTCGAGTAACTTTCTCAGCATACAACAGCAAATATTTGAACTCGTTGTTTATAGAAGTAAAATTTTGAGTGGTACATTaacaattgatgaattaaaagatATGAAACGACTGGCTACTGCTCGAATAGATACTGGCAATCAATTATTAGATCTGGATATGGTTGTGCGTGATAAACATGGTAATATACTTAATCCTGAACATACAAGTATCATccaattatattatcaacatgAAAAAGCTACGGAAAGAATAAGAAAAGCAACGACCGACACAAAACCAACAAAACCTCCAGTACCTGTTTATTCTTATACATTTTTTGTGagtgttaaaaattttgtgtGTAAAATGATGGAagatgttgaattattattgcgATTATATGATGCCAAAGATGGAAAAGCTATAactgaaaattatattgttccATGGAGTAAAGAAGGCTTAACAAGAGATATTGATCAATTGCACAATTTACGAGTTCTTTTCAGTGATTTTGGAGCTCGTGATTTAATGAGAGATAAGGTTTATTTGGTATGCTATGTTATTCGTATTGGAGGAATGGACATGAAGGATTCTGATCCTAGACGATCGAGTATTCAAAATAATCCAAAACTAAAGACAAGTGTAGAGAACATGAGACGACCATTTGGTGTTGCAGCCATGGATGTATCAGTTTATATAACAGGGAAACTTGAGGCTGACATTGAACACCATCATTTTATACCTTTTCTACAATGTTGTGAAAAAGAGAATCTTGATGGAACATTACGACGAATTCTTGCACAAAAAGAAAATGGTACATTGAGAAACTTAAACACTAGCCCTAATAGTATGATGGCTGGAGGTGGACAAGGCTTATGGgttagtttaaaattattcaaaggaGATATCAAACAAGTACGAGAAGAATATCCACACTTAGTTTTAGGAAACGTTGCAATATCACGTAAAATGGGATTTCCTGAAGTTATATTACCTGGTGATGTGAGAAATGATCTCTATTTGAGATTGTCTCATGGTGATTTTAGCAAAAGTTCAAAATCAActgataaaaatgttgaagTGACAGTCAAAGTATGTAATGAACAAGGCACCATGGTACTTGGTGTTATAATAATTGGTAGTGGTGTATCACCAATTGATCAGTATCGTagtataatttatcatcatgatgataaGCCAAAGTGGTtggaaacatttaaaatagcAGTACCCATTGAAGAATTTAAGCAagcacatttaaaatttacttttaagcATCGCAGTTCAAGTGAAGCCAAGGATAAATCAGAAAAGCCATTTGCAATGAGTTATGTACGTCTTATGCAACGCAATGGTACTACTCTTCAAAATACAAATCACGaattattagtttataaaatagataataaaaaatatgacgaAGACGATACAACTTATTTCAAATTACCATCGACGAGGTCAGACTTTATTGAGcttaatagagaaaaaaaaattactttaggGTTTTTAAGCTTATCCTCGAaagatagtttttttatatcaacaaatatatgttcaacaaaattaacacAAAACGTTGATTTACTTGGTTTACTCAATTGGTCATCAACACCGATGAACCTCAAACAATCATTAATTGCATTCATGAATGTGGATGGGGAAgaagttgttaaatttttgcaaGATGTTTTGGAtgcattatttaatattttgatgagTAATTCCGACTGTGACGATTATGATAACATGGTATTTGAatgcattttatatattattgggCTTGTGTCCGATCGTAAATATCAACATTTTCAACCTATATTGGATCTTTACATATCCGAAAGTTTTTCTGCAACATTagcatacaaaaaattaattgctgtATTAAGAAAACGTATTGATAATGCTGGTAAACAGACCAGTGATTGCCAAGAACGTGATATACTacttaaaacaatgaaaagtCTTCAGTATTGCATGCGATTTATTGTCGAATCACGACTACTGTTTACTGAGCTTGATCAAAATGAAGAAGAATTTTCCCTAACACTTACAGATTTATTAAAGTCTATCGTTGACATGATGAAATATGAAACTGACAGTACATTATTGGTACAAGGTGCTTGtcttaaatattttccaacaACAATACCTCATCTTTTGCGTGTCTACAGTGGCAAACAACTGAGCACAATTTTGACAGAATTACTTATGATACTACCACCCGGAAGACTaactaaacaaaaaatgatgacTGTTAATGACATTGTTCACAGCCCTCTATTTTTGAATGCTGATTGTAGAGCTATACTATTACCCCGGATAATTGTACTTGTTCGTGACTTGCTGGAAGCAAATGAAgag GTAGAGTtatgtgtaaaaatattatccgaTATTTTGGAGTTAACATTTCGAAAAGATGTTGGTTCAACAGTTTCTGACGTGAAAGAAATAATGTTGTGTGCACTGAGAACAATCATTCAAACAGTTATATCAATGGATAGAGAAAATCCCCttattggaaatttattttctgttaTGCTATCAATATTCAG gCAAATGACACCTCATCATTACAACATCTATATTAATCATTTTCCAACCCGTATAGATTTACTCGATTTTCTTATGGAAATTCTAATGGTTTTCAAAGATTTGGTTTTAAAAACAGTTTTTCCAGACGACTGGAGTGAAATGATTATGATACAAAATAGCGTTATTCTCAAGTCTTTGAGATTTTTTTCTGGTACAATAAGAGActatttttttactgaatTTGAGCAACAATCATggtctaatttttttcattgtgcCATCGCCTTTTTGACACAAGCACCACTTCAACTTGAAACATTCACATCATCCAAACGAAATCGAATTATTTCTCGATATCACGATATGCGCCGAGAAACAGCCTTTGAAATCCGATCAATGTGGTTTAACTTGggacaatataaaataatgtttgtaCCAAGTTTAGTGGGTCCAATACTTGAGATGGCTTTGATACCTGAAGCAGAATTGAGAAAAGCGAcaataccaattttttttgatatgatGCAATGCGAATTTTATAGTTCGAAAATAGTAGACGGTTATGGTGATACAAAACGTGATCCAGGTCATATAAAAGGTAACTTCGttgaatatgaaaatgaaatgatTGCGCAACTCGACATACTTGTTGAAGGTGGTCGAGGAGATGAACAATTTTGTGAATTATGGGTCCAAGTTATGGCTGTACTTTGTGAAAATCATTCAACAATGCGTGAACAGGGTGTTAagtttgttgatgatgtttcaAAATTAATGGAACATTTATTACAGTAtcgtgatattattaatactgaATGCCAAGAACATCGTATGATGTGTACTGTTAATCtccttaaattttattctgaCATTAATCGTAAAGAAATGTATATAagatatgtaaataaattatgtgagTTGCATCTTGAATGCGATGATTATACTGAAGCTGCATACACGCTTAAACTACATAGTGAATTGTTGGATTGGAGTGATCAACCATTACCACCGTTATTGCGATCAAACCGCTACTCGCTATGTCAAACACACCGTGAACTCAAAGAAGCActttataatgatattattgagtACTTTGATAAAGGAAAAATGTGGGAATGTGCCTTAACTGTTTGCAAAGAATTAGTAACtcaatatgaagaaaaaacttATGATTATTTGCAGCTTTCTGTAATTTTACAACGAATGGCTAAATATTATGATTCAATTGTTAAACAATTTAGACCAGAGCCTGGATATTTTAGAGTTGCTTATTACGGACGGGGTCATCCTTTGtttcttcaaaataaaatatttgtttacaGAGGCAAAGAATATGAAAGACTTAGTGATTTTTGTACACGAACTTTGAATCAATTACCAAATGCTGAAAGAATGAATAAACTTTCCCCAcctaatgatgatattatcaAATCTAATTGTCAATATGTACAAATTAATTCTGTTGAACCATTAATGGATGAAAAAAAGCATCGTTTAAGTGGCAAGCCAGTAACTGCTGAAGCAGTTTTAAAGTATCACAAAGTTAATGATGTACAAAAATTTCGTTTCTCACGACCAGCACCAAAGAAAGATACATCACTATTTGCTTCAAATAGTCaattaaatttcgaaaaatatcacgataataatgatattgagATTGACGCCGATTGTAAAGTCACTGATTATTCTTCGAGCAATGGAAatagtaataacaataacaataataataacgacaACGAGTTTGCATCATTGTGGCTGGAAAGAACAGTTTTAACGACCAGTAATTCTTTGCCAGGCATCCTTCGATGGTTTCctgttattttaaatgaaacttATCTTGTCAGCCCGTTGCGTAATGCAGTTGAAACAATGCAAACTGCAAATTCGAAACTTCGTAGTCTTATAATTACATATAAATCAGATTTAAGTCTCCCGCTCAATCCATTAAGTATGAAACTTCAGGGTATATTGGATCCAGCTGTTATGGGTGGTATTGATAACTACGAAAAAGCATTTCTCAATCACATCTACAAAGAGACCCATCCACAAGAACGTTCTGACTTATTGAAACTCCAAAGTCTCATTGCTGAGCAAATACCATTACTGGGAGTTGGAGTTACGCTTCACAAATCTCGAGCGCCTTCACAATTGGCACTTTTTCATCAACGATTAGAGCAATGTTTTTACTCTATGAAAActgaagttgaaaaaaaatacggcAAGCGTACATGCGATTTACAAATTGATGCACTGACACAATCAGTCACTTTGAGAAAAGATCAGCATTACAAGaatgatatttattgtatttctGATATTTCTACTTCACTAAACACATTGGAGAGTAGTTCCATACGATCtcatatattatcatcaacatcactTCAGAAGGCATTGGGATCTTCTGGTGTAGgtactaacaaaaaaaaagattcgaAACGAAGACATTCAAGAAAAAGTGAAATATCTGGAAGCAGAGATTGCAAAGAACAGTCGACAAGTCAGTGGTATACAACACCAGAGCTTTCAATACAATCACTAAGTTCTTCAATGTCTTCCTCACTGAATATTACATCAACTCCTGTATTTGAATTGCGACAAGAACTAACATCATCCCGACCTTTACGTTCAGAGATTGAAAGAGAACGAAAGAATCGTTGGTCTGGTCAATCACAAAcatattcattgaaaaatatgaatgattATGATATGAGTGATGCTAAAATAAGAAATCGAGATAGTATTGCGACAACAGATAGTAATGCTTCAGAAGATGATCTGCCACCTCCGCTACCATTGAAAATGCGAGATTCTGATTGTAGTCATCTCCCTCAAGAAGAAAATTTATCTTACTCAAATAATCATCTCAACTGCAGTGATGAACTGGAATCGCAGTTTTTAGACTGTCTGAATAAACCACCAACACCTCCACCCAAACCAAGTCGTTCATTTcatataatcaataataaaagtgTCCAAATAAATGATGAGAATACTCTACAGAATTCGACGGCCTGA